Within Chaetodon auriga isolate fChaAug3 chromosome 7, fChaAug3.hap1, whole genome shotgun sequence, the genomic segment aagattgattgcacaaaagtttcatctaaagcaagtctgttggaacagctagaaactatttgtccaataacaaaagagactgtcaaaaagtacataaaaacaatgccagcaagaatgcaagctgttatcaagACCAAAGGAGGCCATATAAAATATTAAgtttttttggttattatgtgtgaaaaaggactatttGGTAACCCTTTCTTTTACGGTACAGTAATTACTGGGTATTTACCCAGTAATTAGATGGTAACAAAAACATGTTACCAGGTAATTACAACTGGTAACAAGAAGGTAAGTACAATGAAACTATGGACAAATTGCTGGGTATTTACCTCGTAACTGTTTGGTAAATTTTAGTGTGTTATTGGGTTATAAGCTGGTAATAAGCAGGTAGCTACAGTCCCCTAATTACTAGCTACTTACCCAGTGAATATATGGTAACAAAAAGATATTACTAGGTATTAACCACTCTAATAAGAAGGTAAGTACAATGAAACTATGGGCAAAGTACTGGGTATTTACCCACTAAATTATAAAGCATTATTGGTAATCACTACTGGTAATAAGTgggtaaaaacagcaaatctacGGCTGAAATACTCGGTATACTAGGTAAATTATACTTAAGATTGTAGATACTTTCCCTTTGCCATTGAATCAACACAAACTTGTACCATGTAGGTTCAGATATATTACTATGTAATACACGATCATTTACCTGGTAAGTAAACtgaaactgtactgtaaaagaaagccttgtttgtttccatgtaaTTACCATGTTCTTACACATATAATTTGTAATAGATAACTCACCTCACtggtaaataaacacaaacgtGTACCATGTAGGTTCAGATATATTACTATGTAATACATGATCTTTTTCGTGGTAAGTAAACtgaaactgtactgtaaaaGAAAGCCTTGTTTGTTTCAACGTAATTACCATGTTCTTACATCTATAATTTGTAATAGATAACTCAATTCACtggtaaataaacacaaacttGAAACTTATAACTCCACAACATTACTAAGTAAAACATGTCAAATTACCCAGTGAGTAAGATGCAACTGTACCATACAAAATGGAATGTTTAATCGTTTAAATGCATAACAAAGGCACAGTAGAAAGCAACGAGGTGTGCAAAAGTTTAAATTGTTGCAAACATGAGCATtattaaataatataataataatacttatTACTGCAGATTTGGGATTCAAAGACAACACaacaccaaaaaaacaaacaaacaaaaaaaaaaactttaaaatctgaaataaagtATCCTGCTGTACACAAGTAGAGGCACTCTAAAACTGTAATTTCTGCACTTTCACCAGAACAGAACTGGCAGAACTGGCTTCAACTTCCTACAATAGGGAAAAACACATAACCCTTCCTAACATTGTAGAAGTGTCTACGACTCAGTGAGTAGTGTGAACCCTCACTTTctgaatttacattttataggTAGCAGCtcagacttttttttcatttgtttaattttttcttCAAGAGGTTTATTACCCTCCAGGAAGGTCTTGCAGGTTTTGGCATACTTTCCTATAGTGTCCTCCTCAGTGAACTCTGGCAGAAGCCCGAAGTCTTCACCCTCTGCAGCAATCAGTACTTCTGCAATGATTGCTGTCAAGGCgattgtgtttctgtccacgCTCAGCGAttcacagctgaggctgatgctCCTTGTACGCCTAAATTCTTTCAGAACAGCTCTGTATCGGTGTACGACGTCCTCTGGAGTATTAACTGCAAGACACAttataaaatatgatttatTAACATTATATCATGATCACAAATACATACATTGTATCATGTATATGATAATCCATCAATCCACTGATTGATTATCAAAGGCTTCAATGAAAACAAGTGCACACAACCGAGAAGGGTGAGCAAAACAGTGGAGAAGTGACTGGACTTACAGATTCACTTAATGATGCAATTTATAAATCAATAAAAGTCGTATTTTGATCAACATTTGTGATACGTATGAAATAGGGATGtaaacaattaatcaactaTCGATTAATTGTCGGTAAGAATTTAATcgattaaattaaattaattgcaGTTAATTTATCCTTTCCACTGGagtttttctgtgaaatgtaaaCAAGCAAAGCTGACATAATGTAGCGGGATCTCTGTTTAAAACATGTGCAGAGCGCACTGATCacacaagggagagagagacaaagctGTTGTAGCCTACCTACTGGCCTCAGGCATGTAGATCGCTAAAACACCAACAGCCAGTGAGTAACGAGTCAAAAAGCCACCGACAGTGCTCACTGCTGCCTGCACAGTAGCCTGTTAATTCATGAATGCAGCTCAAGCTGACCTGGTGCCTCAGCACGGCGCCCACGCTTTGGTGAAGACACCGAATCCCTCATTTTAGCCGGGTCGCTACCGAAgctaaatttaaaattaaaaaaaatttaaaaacacTCGTCACAGTGGAGCTGAGAACAGCGGAGTTTCCTCTACTACAGCTGAACAGATGACATCTGGTCAAGACATAAGGACCTGTCACAGTCTCATGGTGCATTTCATTATTATAAACTTAAACCTCAAAGCTGTCAGTCCTCAGACTGTCCTGACCTGTCCCTGAACATCACACAGGGACAACATGGAGCTGTGTGATTTGTTACTGAGTCTTATTAATGTTTATATCAGGCTGGGTTCAACAAATCAGTTTATGCTAGTGTGATTTAAGTAGTTTAAATAGAGTTAATATCATCATAATAGTGTAGCCTAGTGGCAGGAAAGACCAATTCACCTGTATGTATTGTGTATGGCCCATGCTTGGTCACGTTAGAAGTCAAGTTAGAGGAAAAATGTTTAGGGTGTTTTTACTGTTCTCAATTGTAAAAATGGGTCACATTGGACCCTCTGCATTATTAAAGGGTTAAATAACGTGTTacttaaacatttttattgtgctcttaaagtaaacaaataaatattagTGTAGAGCCCTGTATAACCAATGTTCAGCTTAAATTTTCCTTCTAACAAACCTAAATTTCCCAGTGGAAAATTTAGGTTTCTCAGGAAAATGGCGGGAAAATAAGCGGGACAATGTAGAGTTAATCTGTTGTTATTGAGAAATAAAGACTGAGAAATCCTTCAACGTAGCCGATACAGTCTATGATCGTAGCTGTGCCTAGGTCCCCAGTAGGTCCTCAAGATGGCGCTCACAACAAAAACTGGAGCTACACAGGAAattggggaggagggggagagccCATTTGAAGTgctaaagaaataagaattTGCATTCAAAAACTATGggtttaaaacatttttgactttACTGTGAATATCTCTGTGGGCCTTACTTCTTCTGTTTAACTAATATACAGTGTTTCTAATAAATAGCTGTCATATTAATTTCTGCGTAGGACATGGTCAATATTGAAAATCAGTTTCTATCATAGTTGTTGACGATACTCTGTCCTTGGCAATGCCCTGAACGATGAACTACAATGACTGTATTATACAATATAAgatgattgtgtgttttataatgaTTAAAGTTACCTCTTTTCCCAAATTTTGCAGGGTTTTGCttgttattcttcctcttcttcttcctcttttcttcttctgaggAGGAGTCTGACCCAGAGTCTGATGAGTCACACTCTGAGGAATCCATTAGCTTCCTTTTATCTGAGTCATTAACAGAGTACCAAAATtagaaaataattatttttattcttttttctgattttccaCCTAAAAAATGATCTTGTTGTAGAGTTTTCTTATATTATTTGTGTGATATGGATACAAAATCCGGAATTCATTTAGAATATAGAAATAGCCTTCCATGTTATTTTTGGTAAGAACACTCTCTGGATACCTTTAGAAGAAGTTGAGGGTCTGGTCTTAAGTTTCTCCTTAATGAAATCCCGCTCCTGTTTGAGTAGTCGGTTCTCCTCTTTAAGTAGTCGATTCTCCTCTTTTAAGAGTCTATAATCCTCCTGTAGGTTAGCCATGGTTGGGGCAGTGGTTGGAACAGAGAGATGCGTAATCTCTTCAACTAAAAAAGATGCAAAGGAAATTATTACATATTGATATATATTAGGGCTGCAATGAGCTGTATAATAATACTGTCATTATCTGGAAGTGGTGGAGGGGCCTGAGAACAGGTGCTTGGAGTTAGTGTTTCTAAAACCTGTTTCAATTATCAACCAGAGGAGGGTGCATGATAACAATTTTACACCGGGTGGCCATTATACACTTAAtgtttttactttacatttGCAGTATATTATATTATCGTCAGAACCTGTCTGGATAAACTGCACAGTACAGGCCATTAAATGTCAACCAAGGGAAGTACTCCTCATGACTGGGGCAGTACCCCTTTGAGCCAGGAAAACCCTATCTTGCAACCACACAAAATACTTTTGTAGTATTTACATCCTTTCCCATATAAAATTAAGTTACCTTCATTGCCAGACTGCAGCAAGTCTTCATCTGGTGGGTTGTGGTTTCTTTTTGATGTGTTGGCTCGTCTCTTACCCCGTGTGAATGGCATGACTAcatgtaaaagaaagaaagaaaaaaaaataaagactaaCATTGTGTTAGTGTCCTTTAGCACATGGACTGTAGCTAATGTTTAGCAAAATAACTTAACACTAGAACCACCCCCAAGGGAGCATTTTTACCCCCCTGGCATTTTCAAATGCACGTAATTCTGTGAAAATAAATTCCTGACATCTGTCAGTTCATGACTTTACCTAATATTGATTTATTAATCATGTAGTGAATTATCAGGAGTGTGAgatataaagaaagaaaaatatgacCATTTATACCTGAAACCGCAGAGGGGTCATTTTTACCCCCATAGAAATAGCTGTATGGCTGAACTCTAGATTGGCGCCATGCCAGGTTGCTTAGCAACGCCTATTGTTTACTCAAGACGTTTCATTCATTAGgagacagcacagcagcctttGCTTGCTATTAAGCTATATCTAGCTCaccaaaagacagaaaaaaacaagaaacaggCCATATAAAAAGAAGTGGAAGTGTCAGAGACTCTGACAGCTTCAGGACCTCAGTGAGGATGGAAAATCTGATGAGGGAGAAATATCACTGTGACTGACCCCTCATTTCCACCTGATCAATCGTCTTCAACTGATAAAAGAGTAAATATCATAAACACGAATGATTTTGTGTGCTGGCTCTATGAAATAGCATCTCAGGCTGCAGAGTTGCTATGGCTCCAACACTGTACAGCAGGTTTCCTTGGCAGTGTGGGATGGAGAGAAATAATCCGCTCAGCACgtggctgctaaaaaaaaaaaaaagtcccgaATTAAACTGTAACGTCAAAACACATTAGCATAGTTCAAAAAGCGAGCCTGCTACATCTTAAGAAAGACTGTACATTGGCTGGCGTTGGTACACAGGGGCTTGTCTGTTAAATgattacaacaaaaaaatatatgcaCAACAGAATATTAACTTATATGCATCCCAAAGACATGGAGAGAATCCATCGCTCTGGTTAAGTTTGTTCCCTGTTGCGTTACGTTGTTGCTGAGTTTTGGTAGTCAAAATGCAGTAGGCTACAACGAAGGAATAACGTTATGCATCTAAATTTTCACAAAACAGTTCACTGTATCTTGCACAATCAACATACCTTAGCAAAATGCTCCTTGAAGGGCGCGTTATTCACTCCCCGCCGTCTTCTTTTCTCATCAAATTTGACAGAGCAGCACCACAGGTCTGACGCATCTTCCGGTCTACACGGAGATCGCCAGCAAGTAAAAGACATTTCTGTTTAATAATCTACGTACATGTGACAGTACAAATTACATGTGAATGAATGGacttgaaaatgttaaataaatgttacGTAATGAAAGTGACTTATGAAAGACTGGTGCTTTGGCGCACTcgtacagttttttttttcacaagcGACACTCTTATTGAGAAGTATTTCCGTTGTTGTACTCGGTGCATTGGTGTTGATTTTATTAAAGTGAAAAGGCCGGGAAATTCAACAGGAACTGAggactgaagaagaggagaacgTTGCTGATATCTATGGGGAGTTTCGAACCTGGTAAAAGTAGGTTGAAACTATTAAATCAATATATAAAGGCAACACGATGATATTACAAATACATTAAATGTTACATCCATTAtattttgaattgttttttttttctttccagtaAAATGACACTGACAAGAAAATTACTGCAGAAGACAGCACAAGGTGGTAAAAACCTGATAAGATGGCTTCAGAAGAACAGGCTGTTGGCAAGAAAAAAGCGATGCCCTGTCTGCAACAGcagaatgaaactgaaaagaaCAGACACAACAAAAGATGGATATAGGTGGTAAGGTCGACGCATCATTgctacacacactcatataagTGTACCATTACATTGCTGTATCTTTAGCCTTCTTAAAATTGATCAGGTTTCAAAAGAAAATAAGCATTTTGTCATTCAGAATATTGAAATACCAACCAGACCTAAGTGGGATTATTGATatatatctgtctgtgttttttggtcTATACTTAGGGTTAGTGGTTGAGGGTAATTACATGTAGAATGGCATTCAAGCATATTTTGTCTGCACAATCTCTTGACTAGAGTGGTGACTACAAGTCACCCACTTGAGATGTGCTGTAATCAATGGATATGCAACCACGGACGTAATATGACAACTGTGCCCAATACTACACTTTTGGTGCAAGAAATGTTAGAAACAAGTAAAAATGCTTTGCAATATTATTTATTGGTGAAAATGACTCTCTCcacacaaatattttcagtgcacacacatgtatttGGCATTTcatataatattaataaataaaatatataaaaatacatatatttgtGGATTCTTATTGCAtatatttaaaacaataaatatttgtgtgtgcatcagaaatacatttgtgaaactttttttgttatttgtggattttttttacatttatattaaatatcaaatatatgtgtgtgcactgaaaatatttgtgtgGAGAGAGTCATTTATATATAAATCTTAACATGTATTTGTGAATccttttgtgtgcatttattaaTATTGAGACTAATCTAACTCCATATAAAACTACACTAAATCCTTCAAACGCATCATGTTGAagcataaaaccaaaataatgaaacaagTCACTTTTCAAAGACTTTTAGAGGTCACTGTGAATGAACAATAGTGTTTTGCCTTCAAAAACACATAAGAAACATAGTAAATTTAATTTATCAAGTCAACACATTAAATTAATGCTTATTTCTCTGTGCCATCTGCAAATTTTGTTACAGGATCTGTAGAAAGACAGCCCATAAGAGCAGGGGCATCACAAGGTCCATCAGGGAGGGCTCCATATTCTCTGGGTCACACATTCCGTTGCCAAGTTGGCTGACAATCATGCACAGGTCAGGGTCCTTCTccgtgtctgtctctcagtgtatttttttttatgctgtacGAATGTGGCCTATTATTGCTGACCTGTTAAGACCAGATTAGCATGTTTTATGTAATAATCTAATTAGATTCttcattgttgttttgtgaTTATAATCAGGCTGATCAGTTGCTAatatacttttttttgtcttagtTTGTCACAGGGTTTGCAAAAGCGGCAAATCGACCTGATAGAGGATGGAGTATGTGGGAGCAGCAAGTCACTGACTCGGGTGACAACACTCTTACGAAAAATATGCGTTAAAGCTGTCAGGCGACTGGAGAGAAGACGAGGAATGCGCATTGGAGGGAGGAGAGCTTTTGTCACAATTGATGAGAGCAAATTCAGACACAAAAGAAAGGTACTCTTTGTTTTAGTAAAATTGTAATTTATGCTTTGAATAGTAGATTACATGTGAATTACCATGGCAATATAAATACCTATCATCAGTCATTGGTATTGAGATATAAAAATTTCATACTGTTTCATCTCTAGTATGTAACATGACCATGAGGGTGAATCTAACATGCATCATCATCCAACATCAAATGATACATTTTCGGTGGAATACCTTTATATATGACATGCTTATTTTTCAGTACGGATGTGGACGACGAGGACACACCTGGCAAAGGCGCTCATGGGTCTTTGGCATGCTGGAGGTGAAGAGGTCCAGACGACGTCCCATCTTGAAATTGGTGAAAAATCGGTCAAGAGGGCGATTACTGCCAATAATACAAAGGTATATTAGACCGGGCACTGAGGTGATCAGTGATTGCTGGAGGGCCTACAATAGTTTGTCCAATCAAGGGTACATTCACTATCAGGTGAATCACCAAagatattttgtccaccctggGACTGGTGCACATACGCAACACATTGAACGGGCATGGCGAAATTATAAAGAGGACATCTACAGATACCGGGGCAACTTTTCAGAGGAGGCTTTGAGGATGAACCTAAGGTTCATTGAATGGAATCACTGGcttggaaaaaaacacaaagagggcaTTCTTGGACGCTTGTTTGAAGATATCCAAGCATGTTACAAAGTGTAACAAACATACATAATGTTTCAGCGTTTTTTCAGACTATTATGGTCTGTGTTTttagttcctgttttattttgaagttctGTGCCCTGTTTTCCTGTGTCATGGTCTGTGTCTTTTGGTCCGTCTCaagttcctgttttattttgaagtttcGTGTCCTGGTTTCCTCTGTGCTCCCTGCTcgtgatgaaataaaaaatgatcaTGTATTACATAGTAATATATCTGAGCCTACATGGTACacgtttgtgtttatttaccaGTGAGGTGAGTTATCTATTACAAATTATATGTGTAAGAACATGGTAAttacatggaaacaaacaagGCTTTCTTTTACAGTACAGTTTTAGTTTACTTACCAGGTAAATGATCATGTATTACATAGTAATATATCTGAACCTACATGGTACacgtttgtgtttatttaccaGTGAGGTGACTTATCTATTACAAATTATATGTGTAAGAACATGGTAAttacatggaaacaaacaaggctttcttttacagtacagtttcaGTTTACTTACCAGGTAAATGATCGTGTATTACATAGTAATATAACTGAACCTACATGGTACacgtttgtgtttatttaccaGTGAGGTGAGTTATCTATTACAAATTATATGTGTAAGAACATGGTAAttacatggaaacaaacaagGCTTTCTTTTACAGTACAGTTTTAGTTTACTTACCAGGTAAATGATCGTGTATTACATAGTAATATATCTGAACCCACATGGTACAAGTTTGTGTTGATTCAATGGCAAAGGGAAAGTATCTACAATCTTAAGTATAATTTACCTAGTATACCGAGTATTTCAGCCgtagatttgctgtttttacccACTTATTACCAGTAGTGATTACCAATAATGCTTTATAATTTAGTGGGTAAATACCCAGTACTTTGCCCATAGTTTCATTGTACTTACCTTCTTATTAGAGTGGTTAATACCTAGTAATATCTTTTTGTTACCATATATTCACTGGGTAAGTAGCTAGTAATTAGGGGACTGTAGCTACCTGCTTATTACCAGCTTATAACCCAATAACACACTAAAATTTACCAAACAGTTACGAGGTAAATACCCAGCAATTTGTCCATAGTTTCATTGTACTTACCTTCTTGTTACCAGTTGTAATTACCTGGTAACATGTTTTTGTTACCATCTAATTACTGGGTAAATACCCAGTAATTACTGTACCGTAAAAGAAAGGGTTACCGACTATTtagttgtttcagtttgttatttgccaaataaataacaataacatttttagttttaaacaagtttttgaaagatttctaaaatatttacGTTTTCTCGTTTTTATGacaggtggtctaataaatttgttaagcactaTTATGTCCCTTGGTCTAGGGGAGGACCAGGCATAACGATAAGGGGCGATTACTATCAGCCGGAGTTTAAGTAGCCTCTGCTGATTGGCCGCCCAATCTACTGGCTTCAGTCAGATTCAAACCCTCCAATCCCAGGActccacctgcaacacacatttactgaaggggaggagagagagaaccaaaatgaacacacacacaccacaaaccaCATGATCCAGGGTCATAacaagcactgtgtgtgtgtgtgtgtgtgtgtgtgtgtgtgtgtgtgtgtgtgtgtgtgtgtatatatatagatatagatatagatatagatatagatatatctcttctattcttataaggagcacctgtaacaaaaCAATTTTCCCgcggggatcaataaagtatttctgattctgaatctGATTAGTTAGAGTCTGCGTTATTCTTTTCCGTTTCATGTCggttgtttatgttttgttaaCCATTCTCTccatgtctgcagtggaggCGTGGCTGGGTGGTGGAATAAGCTAACAGCGCACCTGAGGCTGATCTCCACTGATTGTCTCATGATTTAGGCGGCACACTGCCAGATTGTCAGAGCATCTAGccgagactttccagccatttgaTCTTGTGTCCATAGCTTCCTAACTTCAAACTGCAAACTTTATTTActtatatggcacttttcatacttaaaaagcaacacaaagtgcctcacagaggctaaaaacgacagagaagaaaacccagccctcccgcccccataactacatacagaaacacacacacagacacacgcacatgcacccatacggataagataagtagtaagccacctttgggggccatccacactgagagggcccccggctcatgaccggggggcgctgcccgagaccaccccgacccaggcagacagaaggccccacaccaaggtgcggaggcctccagccatccaggccagagccgtcccctcagcagcgcccccatcagtaggccagaagcagttcccagtgaggggggcccccatgaggaaacgcttgacctaaaaaccaaggacccccatgaggaaacactggagctaaaaaccaagggactaagacataaacataaaattaaataaaatgagtaaatgaaataaatagcaattaaacatgtcgttaaaacatgcaaccaaaataacaaagatagacatgctaagaagcgtgattaaaggaataagataaatcaaacaaatcaattgaaagcctgattaaaaaggtgggtcttgagcctctttttaaaaacatcaacagtctctgcggcactgaggctctccggcaggctgttccacaatcggggtccgtaataactaaaggccgcctccccgtgtgtttttgtgtttcctaGCTTAGTCGCTTTTGTGCGGATCTTGTTCTTGCTTTGTTTGTCATAGTACTGAGTCCTCTGTTTGGTTTCATTATagtcatgtgttttttccttcctACCCGCTTGCCACGGTGtagcaaatgtttttttcttcttgggATGATTTTATGTTCACTGGTTATTCAGggttttgcagtgttttggtttattttgttattgttaataaacTGTTTGTTTAAACAGCTCCCTTGGTTCTCTTGCTGCTTATCTGCCTCTTGGGTCCTGCtaaaaatatattgatttacAAATCATTACATGATTCTGAAGTTCTTCACCATTTGATTCAGAGAACAGGACTTCTATCTATTTTTACCATCACTATCAAGTCTGTTTTactctccatcttattttacttcatttttctatccctgtttttatgttccctctgtcttctca encodes:
- the LOC143322920 gene encoding uncharacterized protein LOC143322920, whose protein sequence is MPFTRGKRRANTSKRNHNPPDEDLLQSGNEVEEITHLSVPTTAPTMANLQEDYRLLKEENRLLKEENRLLKQERDFIKEKLKTRPSTSSKDKRKLMDSSECDSSDSGSDSSSEEEKRKKKRKNNKQNPAKFGKRVNTPEDVVHRYRAVLKEFRRTRSISLSCESLSVDRNTIALTAIIAEVLIAAEGEDFGLLPEFTEEDTIGKYAKTCKTFLEGS